From the Xylocopa sonorina isolate GNS202 chromosome 9, iyXylSono1_principal, whole genome shotgun sequence genome, the window TTCTGCCAGTTTAATTACCAAATCTATAAGTATCGAATCTGGAAATGCAACTGAAAGCAAAAAAAATTAAACAGTTGTTTTGCACCAATGGATTTTATGCAGAACACAGAGACATACTTTTATTCACGAATAAATGGAGTTCCGTTAATATGTCTTGCAAGGCCAGACCTTTTTTCAGTTTTATGTCTTGTATTTCTGCGCGGACGTATGTTAAGGAAGCTAAATGACTTGAGAATCAATAACTGAAATTTATAAAATGAAGGATACTGCCGTAACATAATTCGTACGATTCGTTCAATAGCCAATtaacaatattttttatatcAACTGGAAGAGGATGTCCAACACAAGTGTAAACACTCTCCTCTGTAACTGCCTCAAACGCGAAAGACGTACTTTGGAGGACATTCAAAACTTTTCTCATGTCTCCAGCGCTTAATGTTATAAGTGCTTGCTTCCCATCTTCGGAAACATTCAAACTGAAGCATatacaaaaatattattaatgtAGACGTAACAATTCTTCAGTATAATTAACGCACTTACTTTTCTTCCTTGATAATAAGGTCTAGCCTAGGCAAAATTTGGTCTGTGGACAGTGGGCCAAACCTGAATTTAGTGCAACGTGATTGAAGGGCAGGAATAATTTTACTAAGATAGTTACATATAATGCAAAACCTCACATTGTCTGTATACTTCTCTATTACTGAAACAATCTCTGAATGAAAAATTGTTCTCCATAATGGAAACAACCTATTTAAGCCTACAACTTACTTCTTCTAAGAGCATTCTGTGCATCATTAGTCATGGCATCAGCTTCATCAAGAATAACTAATTTATAACCAGTTCTGTACATTGTACCTGTACTTGCAAAGTTAAGAATTGGCCCTCTAACTATGCCGATACCTCTATCATCCGAAGCATTCAATTCTAATACCTATACGGAAAAAACGATACATAATGTTGCCTAagtcttataaaataaaaatgatataAACAACAAAGAATCAAACCATCGAATTAAACTGTGCTGGTGTATACAATTTACGAGCACAAGCAAGAATTGTACTCGTCTTCCCCGTACCAGGAGGGCCATAAAGAAGGAGATGTGGAAGCTGATTTTCATCAATGAATTTGTTTACTGCAATTAAATgacaaattaattaatatagAAATTGTGCATATCATGTGGATTGAAAAATTATGCAATAACTATTTCTGGTACTGTATAGTTTTGTAGTTTAACGAAATAAATGTAAACACTGACTAGTTTTAATAATCTCCTCGTGAGATATCAAATCG encodes:
- the Rfc3 gene encoding replication factor C subunit RfC3 codes for the protein MTAKPVQSTNLPWVEKYRPKTLDDLISHEEIIKTINKFIDENQLPHLLLYGPPGTGKTSTILACARKLYTPAQFNSMVLELNASDDRGIGIVRGPILNFASTGTMYRTGYKLVILDEADAMTNDAQNALRRIIEKYTDNVRFCIICNYLSKIIPALQSRCTKFRFGPLSTDQILPRLDLIIKEENLNVSEDGKQALITLSAGDMRKVLNVLQSTSFAFEAVTEESVYTCVGHPLPVDIKNIVNWLLNESYELCYGKIQDIKLKKGLALQDILTELHLFVNKIAFPDSILIDLVIKLAEIEKRLSIGCSEAVQLNALVAAFQKARDIETS